A genomic stretch from Nitrospirota bacterium includes:
- a CDS encoding GDSL-type esterase/lipase family protein codes for MRAQDRLPLILCFGDSLTAGYQSPTPERPEMRETPYGIFLQERLGNRARVAVSGVCGELTGEMVMRFRRDVLAHAPASVVILGGTNDLGWNAGPADIMRNLLNMYELALGAEIRPVAVTVPSIRAPWPDGDWSVPAGPDQDSGGRRWLQDHIQRRLALNRLIGDYCKARGVACLDLFAATVEPDTLALAAPYSNDGLHLTTDGYRLLATLLYERVFAEQIGLVARG; via the coding sequence ATGCGCGCGCAGGATAGGCTCCCGCTCATCCTCTGTTTCGGGGACAGCTTGACGGCCGGGTATCAGTCGCCCACGCCGGAACGGCCGGAGATGCGCGAGACTCCCTATGGGATATTCCTGCAAGAGCGGCTGGGGAATCGGGCGCGGGTGGCGGTCAGCGGGGTCTGCGGGGAGCTGACCGGGGAAATGGTCATGCGGTTCCGGCGGGATGTCCTCGCCCATGCTCCGGCCTCCGTCGTGATCCTGGGCGGGACGAACGACCTGGGCTGGAACGCGGGTCCGGCGGACATCATGCGGAACCTCCTGAACATGTACGAACTGGCCCTCGGCGCGGAGATCAGGCCGGTCGCGGTGACGGTGCCCTCCATCAGAGCCCCCTGGCCCGACGGCGACTGGTCCGTGCCCGCTGGGCCCGACCAGGACAGCGGGGGACGGCGGTGGCTGCAGGATCACATCCAACGGCGCCTGGCCCTGAACCGGCTCATCGGGGACTATTGCAAAGCCCGGGGGGTGGCCTGTCTCGACCTCTTTGCCGCCACGGTCGAGCCGGACACGCTGGCCCTCGCCGCGCCCTATTCCAACGACGGGCTTCATCTCACGACCGACGGGTACCGGCTCCTGGCCACGCTGCTCTACGAGCGGGTCTTTGCCGAGCAAATTGGGCTCGTGGCACGGGGCTAG
- the zwf gene encoding glucose-6-phosphate dehydrogenase, with protein sequence MEQPGRGPAVGLEVGRGVPVEPCTIVIFGGSGDLARRRLLPALYNLLLDGLLPSNFAVLGLGRKSLTDQDFRAIAREGVLTFSRQALLEPKWAEFERHLFYRSADIDDSGSYSDMRQAAERVETELKLPGHRIYYLAIPPTSITPVCEGLQRAGLVHPPDGTNPYSRVIVEKPIGRDLESARQINATIGSVFAESQTFRIDHYLGKETVQNLMVLRFANSIFEPIWNHKYIDHVQITVSEAEGVGSRATYYEESGALRDMVQNHLLQLLCLVAMEPPYSLDPDVVRNAKIEVLRCLRPITGKDAERFVVRAQYSSGKVHGADVPGYRREAGVNPDSTTETYVALKCFVENWRWAGVPFYLRTGKALPKRASEVAVQFKDIPQILFNVDPDKPQAPNLLALRIQPEEGLSLRIMSRVPGTRAETHPVEMSFKYSEVFGTPSPEAYERLLLDVMAGDASRFMRRDAVETSWAWIDGILEAWGAQRVRWLPEYQAGSWGPVEADRLIQSDGRSWRTL encoded by the coding sequence ATGGAACAACCAGGCAGAGGGCCTGCAGTAGGACTCGAGGTCGGACGGGGCGTGCCGGTCGAGCCGTGCACGATCGTGATTTTCGGAGGCTCCGGCGATCTCGCCCGCCGACGCCTGCTTCCGGCGCTGTACAACCTGCTCCTGGACGGCCTGCTCCCGAGCAACTTCGCCGTCCTGGGCCTCGGCCGCAAATCCCTCACCGATCAGGACTTCCGCGCGATCGCGCGCGAAGGCGTGCTCACCTTCTCCCGCCAGGCCCTGCTCGAGCCCAAGTGGGCCGAGTTCGAACGGCACCTCTTCTACCGCTCCGCGGACATCGACGATTCCGGCTCCTATTCGGACATGCGTCAAGCGGCCGAACGCGTCGAGACCGAGTTGAAGCTTCCGGGGCACCGGATTTATTACCTGGCCATTCCGCCCACCTCGATCACGCCGGTCTGCGAGGGACTCCAGCGCGCGGGGCTGGTTCATCCCCCGGACGGAACCAACCCCTACAGTCGGGTCATCGTCGAGAAGCCGATCGGTCGCGATCTGGAATCCGCCAGACAGATCAACGCCACCATCGGCAGCGTCTTCGCCGAGTCCCAGACCTTCCGGATCGACCACTATCTCGGGAAAGAGACGGTGCAGAACCTCATGGTGCTGCGCTTCGCCAACAGCATCTTCGAGCCCATCTGGAACCACAAGTACATTGACCACGTGCAGATCACGGTCAGCGAGGCCGAGGGGGTGGGCAGCCGGGCCACCTACTACGAGGAATCGGGCGCCCTGCGCGACATGGTGCAGAATCACCTGCTTCAGCTTCTCTGCCTGGTCGCCATGGAGCCCCCCTATTCCCTTGACCCCGACGTGGTCCGGAACGCCAAGATCGAGGTGCTCCGCTGCCTGCGTCCCATCACGGGGAAGGACGCCGAGCGGTTCGTCGTCCGGGCCCAGTACAGCAGCGGAAAAGTCCACGGCGCGGACGTGCCCGGCTATCGGCGGGAGGCGGGCGTGAACCCCGACTCGACGACGGAGACATACGTGGCCCTGAAATGCTTCGTCGAGAACTGGCGCTGGGCCGGCGTCCCGTTCTATCTGCGGACCGGGAAAGCCCTGCCCAAGCGCGCCAGCGAAGTGGCGGTCCAGTTCAAAGACATTCCCCAGATCCTCTTCAACGTCGATCCGGACAAGCCGCAAGCCCCGAACCTGCTCGCCTTGCGGATCCAGCCGGAAGAGGGGCTCTCCCTGCGCATCATGTCCCGCGTGCCGGGCACCCGCGCGGAGACGCACCCGGTCGAAATGAGCTTCAAATACAGCGAGGTCTTCGGGACGCCCTCCCCCGAGGCCTACGAACGGCTCCTACTGGACGTGATGGCCGGCGACGCCTCGCGGTTCATGCGGCGGGACGCCGTGGAGACGTCGTGGGCCTGGATCGACGGGATCCTGGAAGCCTGGGGAGCGCAGCGGGTCAGATGGCTGCCTGAATATCAGGCCGGCAGTTGGGGCCCGGTCGAAGCGGACCGGCTCATCCAGAGCGACGGACGGAGCTGGCGGACGCTCTGA
- the gnd gene encoding phosphogluconate dehydrogenase (NAD(+)-dependent, decarboxylating), with protein sequence MELGFVGLGKMGMNMVTRLQRGGHRLVTHDRNTDLVKKAEALGCLGASSLAEMVSKLTPPRTVWIMVPSGAPTEETIQSVSALLQSGDTIIDGGNTKYHDDIRRAAELKPKGIQYVDVGTSGGVWGLKLGYCLMIGGDRAVVQRLEPIFKTLAPEDGWAYMGAHGAGHYVKMIHNGIEYSMMQGYAEGFELMAKSEYNLDLGKIASVWMHGSVVRSWLLELAAGALAEDPRLEKLKGYVQDSGEGRWMILDAIEKDVAVPTLTAALFTRFRSRQQETFAEKLLAALRNAFGGHAVRK encoded by the coding sequence ATGGAACTGGGCTTCGTCGGATTAGGCAAGATGGGCATGAACATGGTCACCCGCCTGCAACGCGGCGGCCATCGTCTGGTAACCCATGACCGAAACACCGATCTCGTCAAGAAGGCCGAAGCCCTCGGCTGCCTCGGCGCCTCTTCGCTGGCCGAGATGGTCTCCAAGCTGACCCCTCCGCGCACGGTTTGGATCATGGTGCCCTCCGGCGCGCCGACCGAGGAGACGATCCAGTCGGTGAGCGCGCTGCTCCAATCGGGAGACACGATCATCGACGGGGGCAACACGAAGTACCACGACGACATCCGCCGGGCGGCCGAGCTGAAGCCCAAAGGCATCCAGTACGTGGACGTCGGCACCAGCGGAGGCGTCTGGGGCCTGAAGCTCGGGTACTGTCTGATGATCGGCGGCGATCGCGCCGTCGTGCAGCGGCTGGAGCCGATCTTCAAGACCCTGGCGCCGGAAGACGGCTGGGCCTACATGGGCGCGCACGGAGCGGGACATTACGTCAAGATGATCCACAACGGCATCGAGTACAGCATGATGCAGGGCTACGCCGAGGGGTTCGAGTTGATGGCCAAGAGCGAGTACAACCTCGACCTCGGAAAGATCGCGTCCGTCTGGATGCACGGCAGCGTCGTCCGCTCCTGGCTGCTCGAGCTCGCCGCCGGCGCCCTGGCCGAGGACCCCCGCCTGGAAAAGCTCAAGGGGTATGTGCAAGACTCTGGGGAGGGCCGGTGGATGATCCTGGACGCGATCGAGAAGGACGTGGCCGTCCCCACCCTGACGGCGGCGCTGTTCACGCGCTTCCGCTCGCGGCAGCAGGAGACCTTCGCCGAAAAGCTGCTGGCGGCCCTGCGGAACGCGTTCGGCGGGCATGCGGTGCGGAAATAA